A genome region from Sphingobium sp. CR2-8 includes the following:
- a CDS encoding peptide MFS transporter, translating to MTTTSVPEAEMLWGHPKGLYVLFFTELWERFSFYGMRALLIFYLTRHFLYSGEQSGLLYGSYLALVFLSPMIGGYLADRWLGQRKAVLFGGLVIASGHITLGLEDALGAAAQSTFWIGLSLIVVGTGFLKANISALVGKLYTAHDPRRDSAYTLFYMGINLGGAIGPVICGLLGERLGWGYGFGAAAVGMIAGVIVFARGKRHLLGGGEAPDPTALARRVFGVKREWLIYGLTLPLTLLSWVLLVSPRLTGTLLAVGGLLIGLLLVWIALARLAGEERRKLLYALALIVVQPVFWGLYEQSGSSLNLFIDNHVNRMILGFAVPASVFQALPPFFVCLIALPFAALWLRLAKADRMPTPLSSFGFGIIMVGGGFVLMAAAQLVPPDQKVPLAFIALLFLCHAIGEMCLSPVGLSAMSRLAPRHMTSFLMGTWFLATAAGNFSAGVIASVIGAMGGGGATGGDRTIILDAYLRIGLVAAAIGALVLVVNIGAQRILRPATR from the coding sequence ATGACCACGACCAGCGTGCCGGAAGCCGAAATGCTCTGGGGCCATCCCAAGGGTCTTTATGTCCTCTTCTTCACGGAATTGTGGGAGCGTTTTTCATTCTACGGGATGCGCGCGCTGCTGATCTTTTACCTGACGCGCCATTTCCTCTATTCGGGCGAGCAATCCGGCCTGCTCTACGGCTCCTATCTGGCGCTGGTCTTCCTCTCGCCGATGATCGGCGGCTATCTGGCCGACCGCTGGCTGGGCCAGCGCAAGGCGGTGCTGTTCGGCGGACTGGTCATCGCCAGCGGCCATATCACCCTTGGCCTGGAGGACGCGCTGGGCGCTGCGGCGCAATCGACCTTCTGGATCGGCCTGTCGCTGATCGTCGTGGGCACCGGTTTTCTCAAGGCCAATATTTCGGCGCTGGTGGGCAAGCTCTACACCGCCCATGATCCGCGCCGGGATAGCGCTTACACGCTCTTCTACATGGGCATCAATCTGGGCGGCGCAATCGGCCCGGTCATTTGCGGCCTGCTGGGCGAAAGGCTGGGCTGGGGCTATGGCTTTGGCGCGGCGGCGGTCGGCATGATCGCGGGCGTCATCGTCTTCGCACGCGGCAAGCGCCACCTGCTGGGCGGCGGCGAAGCCCCCGATCCGACGGCACTGGCGCGGCGGGTGTTCGGCGTGAAGCGCGAATGGCTGATCTATGGCCTCACTTTGCCGCTGACCCTGCTCAGTTGGGTATTGCTGGTATCGCCCCGGCTGACCGGCACGCTGCTGGCGGTGGGCGGATTGCTGATCGGGCTGCTGCTGGTCTGGATCGCGCTGGCGCGGCTGGCAGGGGAGGAACGCCGCAAGTTGCTGTATGCGCTGGCACTGATCGTGGTGCAGCCGGTTTTCTGGGGCCTCTACGAACAGAGCGGATCGTCGCTGAACCTGTTCATCGACAATCATGTGAACCGCATGATCCTAGGCTTTGCAGTCCCGGCCTCCGTCTTTCAGGCGCTCCCACCCTTTTTCGTCTGCCTGATCGCCCTGCCCTTCGCCGCGCTCTGGCTGCGCCTGGCCAAGGCGGACCGGATGCCGACGCCGCTCAGCAGCTTTGGCTTTGGCATCATCATGGTCGGTGGCGGCTTCGTGCTGATGGCAGCGGCGCAGTTGGTGCCGCCGGACCAGAAGGTGCCGCTGGCCTTCATCGCCCTGCTCTTCCTTTGCCATGCGATCGGCGAAATGTGCCTGTCCCCCGTTGGCCTGTCCGCCATGTCGCGCCTTGCCCCGCGCCATATGACGAGTTTCCTGATGGGCACCTGGTTCCTGGCGACGGCAGCGGGCAATTTCAGTGCGGGCGTGATCGCATCGGTGATCGGGGCGATGGGTGGTGGCGGCGCGACCGGCGGCGACCGGACGATCATCCTGGACGCCTATCTGCGCATCGGCCTGGTCGCCGCCGCGATTGGCGCGCTCGTGCTGGTGGTGAATATCGGGGCGCAGCGGATACTGCGCCCCGCAACCCGGTAA
- a CDS encoding Xaa-Pro peptidase family protein, with protein MIGGSTAAIELDRLHPWTDVAAPIAATERLARIANAQALTDGLGAQALLVNAGASLRYFSAVPWGQTERLVAMLLVPGRTPIVICPHFEIGTLEADLAIAADIRSWQEDEDPVALVADALAEAGVRTMAVDPELPFHFAERLRAATSALLVDATPVISGCRMVKSAAELALMQQAKSMTLSVHAAAARILHPGIRASEVTRFIDEAHRRLGASGSSFCIVQFGEATAYPHGLPGDRALVEGQLVLIDTGCTIQGYHSDITRTYAFGPVDAHARDIWAIEKEAQQAAFDAVVPGAPCESVDAAARAVLEKAGLGPDYRLPGLPHRTGHGIGLSIHEPAYLVRGDKTPLAPGMCFSNEPMIVVPQRFGIRLEDHFYVTETGAQWFTQPQIAIDRPFAA; from the coding sequence ATGATTGGTGGATCGACCGCAGCGATCGAACTGGACCGGCTGCACCCCTGGACCGATGTCGCGGCCCCCATCGCGGCGACCGAACGACTGGCCCGTATCGCCAATGCGCAGGCGTTGACCGACGGCCTGGGCGCGCAGGCGCTGCTTGTGAATGCCGGTGCCTCGCTGCGCTATTTCTCCGCTGTGCCGTGGGGGCAGACCGAACGGCTGGTGGCGATGCTGCTGGTGCCCGGTCGCACGCCGATCGTCATCTGCCCGCATTTCGAGATCGGCACGCTGGAGGCCGACCTGGCCATCGCCGCCGATATCCGGTCGTGGCAGGAGGATGAAGACCCGGTCGCGCTGGTGGCCGATGCCTTGGCGGAAGCGGGCGTTCGGACCATGGCAGTCGACCCCGAACTGCCCTTCCATTTCGCCGAGCGGCTGCGCGCCGCGACATCGGCGCTTCTGGTTGACGCCACGCCGGTCATCAGCGGCTGCCGCATGGTCAAGTCCGCTGCCGAACTGGCGCTGATGCAACAGGCCAAGTCGATGACGCTGAGCGTCCATGCCGCCGCCGCCCGCATCCTGCATCCCGGCATCCGCGCCAGCGAAGTGACGCGCTTCATCGACGAGGCGCATCGTCGGCTGGGTGCCAGCGGCTCCAGCTTTTGCATCGTCCAGTTCGGGGAAGCGACCGCCTACCCCCATGGGCTGCCCGGCGACCGCGCGCTGGTGGAGGGCCAATTGGTGCTGATCGACACGGGCTGCACGATCCAGGGCTATCATTCCGACATCACCCGCACCTATGCCTTCGGGCCGGTGGATGCCCATGCGCGCGACATATGGGCGATCGAGAAGGAAGCGCAGCAGGCCGCCTTCGACGCGGTCGTCCCCGGCGCGCCGTGCGAGAGCGTGGATGCGGCGGCGCGGGCGGTGTTGGAGAAGGCGGGGCTTGGTCCCGACTATCGGCTGCCCGGCCTGCCGCACCGCACCGGCCATGGCATTGGCCTGTCGATCCACGAACCCGCCTATCTGGTGCGCGGCGACAAGACCCCGCTAGCGCCAGGCATGTGCTTTTCCAACGAACCCATGATCGTCGTGCCCCAGCGTTTCGGCATAAGGCTGGAGGATCATTTCTACGTCACCGAAACCGGTGCGCAATGGTTCACCCAGCCGCAGATCGCGATCGATCGGCCTTTCGCCGCCTGA
- a CDS encoding NAD(P)/FAD-dependent oxidoreductase — MGRIAIIGGGVVGLSTGIALLDAGQAVILVDDDAAGQAASWGNAGHIAVEQVEPLASLAQLRSVPRRLFQRGGALDCPPSAIGAWLPFGLRLMAAARPARFHAGREALRGLLAQAMPTWEALVDRIGEPTLLQQDGHYLVWQGAQAAETGRAAWTAADTGTAHVHDAYETEITILSALTTQPLTGAIRFTGSGQIADLAALRQALRAAFVTAGGEIVGRSATLCRTGHGVEVTGVEADRVILCAGVRSRALMEGLGYKVPMIAERGYHIRADAADWPADLPPIVFEERSMIVTRYRDCVQAASFVELGRIDAPADPRKWERLERHVAELGLPIRAPFTRWMGCRPTLPDYLPAIGRADKADNLFYAFGHQHLGLTLAPITARLVTDMVTERAPQPSNSLFDIARFA; from the coding sequence GTGGGGCGCATAGCGATCATCGGCGGCGGCGTGGTGGGCCTTTCTACCGGCATTGCTCTGCTGGATGCAGGGCAGGCCGTGATACTGGTCGATGACGATGCCGCCGGGCAGGCCGCTTCCTGGGGCAATGCCGGTCATATCGCGGTCGAGCAGGTCGAACCGCTGGCGTCGCTGGCGCAATTGCGCAGTGTGCCGCGTCGGCTGTTCCAACGGGGCGGCGCGCTCGACTGTCCGCCGTCAGCGATCGGAGCCTGGCTTCCCTTCGGCCTGCGGCTGATGGCGGCGGCGCGTCCCGCGCGGTTCCACGCGGGGCGTGAGGCGCTGCGCGGACTGCTGGCACAGGCCATGCCGACCTGGGAAGCGCTGGTCGATCGGATCGGTGAACCGACGCTTTTGCAACAAGACGGACATTATCTTGTGTGGCAGGGTGCGCAGGCCGCCGAAACAGGCCGCGCTGCCTGGACGGCGGCCGATACCGGCACTGCCCATGTTCATGACGCATACGAAACGGAAATCACGATCCTGTCGGCGCTGACCACGCAACCCCTGACGGGCGCCATCCGATTTACCGGTAGCGGGCAGATCGCCGATCTCGCCGCCCTGCGCCAAGCCCTGCGCGCCGCCTTCGTTACTGCGGGCGGCGAAATCGTCGGACGCAGCGCCACCCTGTGCCGCACCGGCCATGGGGTCGAGGTGACCGGCGTAGAGGCCGACCGCGTCATCCTCTGTGCGGGTGTCCGCTCGCGCGCGCTGATGGAGGGGCTGGGCTACAAGGTGCCCATGATCGCGGAACGCGGCTATCATATCCGCGCCGATGCCGCCGACTGGCCCGCCGATCTGCCGCCGATCGTGTTCGAGGAACGGTCGATGATCGTCACCCGCTATCGGGACTGCGTGCAGGCAGCCAGTTTCGTGGAACTGGGGCGGATCGACGCCCCGGCCGACCCGCGAAAATGGGAACGGCTGGAACGGCATGTCGCCGAACTGGGCTTGCCGATCCGTGCCCCCTTCACCCGCTGGATGGGCTGCCGCCCGACCTTGCCCGACTATCTTCCCGCCATCGGCCGCGCGGACAAGGCGGACAATCTTTTTTACGCTTTTGGGCACCAGCATCTGGGGCTTACACTCGCACCCATTACGGCGCGGCTGGTGACGGACATGGTAACGGAAAGGGCTCCACAACCGTCCAATTCGTTGTTCGACATCGCGCGTTTTGCATAA
- a CDS encoding GntR family transcriptional regulator, which produces MTIVVRTLSERIFEVIRERIVEGKLPDREPVRQDALAAELGVSKIPLREALARLEHEGLLTSQANRGWFVRPMSADQAEEIYLLRLATEPVAAAFSCTRTNEADRQAALDAFKLLDAAANDDLNAVAVRNREFHVALVRPGGRLLTTQLVERLEVLAERYVLAHLAPAGRGDRAHLEHQALLDAWLAGNADEVQALLTSHISSTLDDLRAQLAASHTQ; this is translated from the coding sequence GTGACCATCGTCGTCCGCACTCTTTCCGAACGTATTTTCGAAGTTATCCGCGAGCGAATCGTGGAGGGAAAGCTGCCCGACCGCGAACCGGTCCGGCAGGATGCGCTGGCGGCCGAACTGGGGGTCAGCAAAATCCCCCTGCGCGAGGCGCTGGCGCGGCTGGAGCATGAGGGGCTGCTCACCAGCCAGGCCAATCGCGGCTGGTTCGTCCGACCGATGTCGGCCGACCAAGCCGAGGAAATCTACCTGCTGCGCCTGGCGACCGAGCCGGTCGCCGCCGCTTTTTCCTGCACTCGCACCAACGAGGCCGACCGGCAGGCCGCGCTCGACGCCTTCAAGTTGCTCGATGCGGCCGCTAATGACGATCTGAACGCCGTCGCCGTGCGCAATCGGGAATTCCATGTTGCGCTGGTGCGTCCGGGCGGGCGACTGTTGACGACGCAACTCGTCGAAAGGCTCGAGGTTCTGGCGGAACGTTATGTGCTGGCGCATCTGGCGCCGGCCGGCCGTGGCGACCGCGCCCATCTGGAGCATCAGGCGCTGCTCGACGCCTGGCTCGCCGGCAATGCCGACGAAGTGCAGGCGCTGCTGACCAGCCATATTTCCAGCACACTGGACGACCTGCGCGCGCAACTCGCCGCCAGTCACACGCAATGA